From Anaerohalosphaera lusitana, one genomic window encodes:
- a CDS encoding DUF4340 domain-containing protein: MNNRKLAILGLLAVVIVVLAVAVDKVTHRGPQGSGTGGYLIEGMDPAKIARIEISGGESDVVLVRGNGGFVVETKGGYPAKTSEVNNLLTRSMDIALAEKITSDEKNYADLGVSEEEASTIVKFITEDGSLLTGIVIGEAVEGGEGKYVRLLNGEDVFVSLGSPWINKNAIGYVEQTLVSAEKDNIESVAVNAGDESYRIVRKDNNEIGLSTVPEGKEVKEDELDKVFNAATSIRFDDVLREVEGVSFNDKFVVRMEDSTVYRFDIGRKDDAVYGKVTAEFTDTEPVTMTKGVQVDEEELKQKEAKLVARDKAQAFAAKNEDWIFEIPSYKADNMTKPLSDLLEDKAVEEESGDEADQPAEAEAAA; this comes from the coding sequence ATGAATAACAGGAAATTAGCTATATTGGGACTGCTGGCGGTTGTGATTGTGGTGCTGGCGGTCGCTGTTGACAAGGTGACGCATCGCGGGCCGCAAGGCAGCGGCACAGGTGGATACCTGATCGAAGGCATGGACCCGGCTAAGATCGCCAGGATCGAGATTTCGGGCGGTGAGTCGGACGTCGTGCTTGTGCGCGGCAACGGCGGGTTCGTTGTCGAGACCAAAGGCGGCTATCCGGCCAAGACCAGCGAGGTGAACAATTTGCTAACCAGGAGCATGGATATCGCACTGGCGGAGAAGATCACTTCGGACGAGAAAAACTATGCCGATCTGGGCGTGAGCGAAGAGGAAGCGTCGACGATCGTGAAGTTTATAACCGAGGACGGCTCGCTGCTGACTGGTATCGTGATCGGCGAGGCAGTCGAAGGCGGCGAGGGCAAATATGTCCGGCTGCTCAACGGTGAGGACGTGTTTGTGTCGCTCGGTTCGCCGTGGATAAACAAGAACGCTATAGGGTACGTCGAGCAAACGCTGGTCTCGGCTGAGAAGGATAACATCGAATCTGTGGCAGTGAACGCGGGCGACGAGAGCTACAGGATCGTTCGAAAGGACAACAACGAGATCGGCCTGAGCACCGTACCCGAGGGCAAGGAAGTCAAAGAGGACGAGCTGGACAAGGTGTTCAACGCCGCGACGAGCATCCGGTTTGATGACGTATTGCGCGAGGTCGAAGGCGTGAGTTTCAACGACAAATTCGTCGTGAGAATGGAAGATTCGACGGTGTACCGGTTCGACATCGGGCGCAAGGACGATGCAGTCTATGGGAAGGTGACGGCTGAGTTTACGGATACCGAGCCTGTGACTATGACCAAGGGTGTGCAGGTTGACGAAGAAGAACTCAAGCAGAAGGAAGCGAAACTGGTCGCGCGGGATAAGGCTCAGGCGTTCGCAGCGAAGAACGAAGACTGGATTTTTGAGATACCTTCGTATAAGGCGGATAATATGACGAAGCCCTTGAGTGATCTGCTTGAAGATAAGGCAGTCGAAGAAGAATCGGGTGACGAAGCGGATCAGCCCGCGGAGGCCGAGGCTGCTGCGTAA
- a CDS encoding GldG family protein, producing MNRTIRATIAVIFVLVITFSAISICQDIGRRAKADVTEQDLYTLSDGTKAILAKINQPITMKLYYAKTAAMKGTDQIRFFNNYYQYVRALLEEYEAQSGGMVDLQIIDPRPYTEEEAAAMRAGLKQYSITEEEKFFFGLVLQTQFGVQKTIPFFTPDRQSFVEYDISELIDSAITREKTRVGVISSLEVVGDDTTPYMRRMMQLQGQQPKEAWGIVQQLKEQYEIEAIGSDVEKIEDVDMLLVIHPKDLSEQTKFAIDQFVLNGGRAAVFVDPYCVAEKANQSQQARMMRQQIDVSSNLSELMEAWGVEMPANTFAGDRALAMQQQMGQQRRPVKMIGLLRLTEPCFPDDSIISGNLNELRVGYSGVLNKLESEQYQDYKYTPLLQTTDIGNSFDVSNPMELEMDPSRLMQRFFDGDEPVVMGYQITGKFKSAFPDGVKIEVEAEGDGEAEDGETAEPETRKLTGIAQAEKECMVAVYADVDIAADWLAYQQSFFGMTAAGDNAALVSNTVDAMSGSTELIDVRTRGTFKRPFTVVEEIEQAAEAETAEQIDKLNAEKQRLQAELNEIVRNAGGGEQQADIIGSSILDKQRELELKLRETEREIRNVRMQRRERIEALKAKLRNFNMLMAPAFILLIAVGLGVYRTVRKRHYVSSMSERAA from the coding sequence ATGAACAGAACGATACGAGCGACGATAGCAGTCATTTTTGTACTGGTGATAACCTTCAGTGCCATAAGCATCTGTCAGGATATCGGCAGGCGGGCGAAGGCTGACGTGACGGAGCAGGACCTTTATACGCTCAGTGACGGGACGAAGGCGATCCTTGCGAAGATCAATCAGCCGATAACTATGAAGCTGTATTATGCTAAGACAGCGGCGATGAAGGGAACGGACCAGATAAGGTTCTTTAACAACTATTATCAATATGTGCGAGCCCTGCTGGAAGAATACGAGGCTCAGAGCGGGGGTATGGTCGATCTGCAGATCATCGATCCGCGGCCCTATACGGAAGAGGAAGCGGCGGCGATGCGGGCCGGTCTCAAGCAGTACTCTATTACCGAGGAAGAGAAGTTTTTCTTCGGGCTGGTGCTGCAGACTCAGTTCGGCGTGCAGAAGACGATCCCGTTCTTTACGCCCGATCGGCAGAGTTTTGTGGAGTATGACATCAGTGAGCTGATCGATTCCGCGATCACTCGCGAGAAGACGCGGGTGGGCGTTATCAGTTCACTGGAGGTCGTGGGCGATGATACGACGCCTTATATGCGGCGGATGATGCAGCTTCAGGGCCAGCAGCCAAAGGAAGCATGGGGCATCGTGCAGCAGCTCAAGGAGCAGTACGAGATCGAGGCGATCGGATCCGATGTCGAGAAGATCGAGGACGTGGACATGCTGCTGGTGATCCATCCGAAGGACCTGAGCGAGCAGACGAAATTCGCGATCGATCAGTTCGTGCTCAACGGCGGACGGGCCGCTGTATTCGTTGATCCGTACTGTGTTGCGGAGAAGGCGAATCAGAGCCAGCAGGCGAGGATGATGCGGCAGCAGATCGACGTGAGCTCGAACCTGAGCGAGCTGATGGAAGCCTGGGGCGTCGAGATGCCTGCGAATACGTTTGCGGGTGATAGGGCGCTTGCGATGCAGCAGCAGATGGGTCAGCAACGCAGGCCGGTGAAGATGATCGGTTTGCTGAGACTGACCGAGCCTTGCTTCCCGGATGATAGTATTATCTCGGGCAATCTCAACGAGCTGCGGGTCGGTTACAGCGGTGTGCTGAATAAGCTCGAAAGCGAGCAGTACCAGGATTACAAGTATACCCCCCTGCTGCAGACGACGGATATTGGTAACAGCTTCGATGTGAGCAATCCGATGGAGCTGGAGATGGATCCGTCGCGGCTGATGCAGAGGTTCTTTGACGGCGACGAGCCCGTGGTTATGGGCTATCAGATCACGGGCAAGTTCAAGAGTGCGTTCCCGGACGGCGTGAAGATAGAAGTCGAGGCCGAGGGCGACGGTGAAGCTGAGGACGGTGAGACGGCTGAGCCTGAGACCAGGAAACTGACCGGTATCGCCCAGGCTGAGAAGGAGTGCATGGTCGCTGTTTACGCGGATGTGGACATAGCAGCAGACTGGCTGGCGTATCAGCAGTCGTTTTTCGGTATGACGGCGGCGGGCGACAATGCGGCACTGGTCTCGAATACCGTGGATGCAATGAGCGGTTCGACCGAGCTGATCGATGTGCGGACAAGGGGTACGTTCAAACGGCCCTTTACCGTCGTTGAAGAGATCGAGCAGGCGGCTGAGGCTGAGACCGCGGAGCAGATCGATAAGCTCAACGCCGAAAAACAGCGGCTGCAGGCTGAGCTGAACGAGATCGTTCGTAACGCGGGCGGCGGTGAACAGCAGGCGGATATCATCGGCAGCTCGATACTGGATAAGCAGCGCGAACTCGAGCTCAAGCTGCGGGAGACCGAGCGTGAGATCCGGAACGTTCGCATGCAGAGACGTGAACGTATCGAAGCGCTGAAGGCTAAACTGCGTAACTTCAATATGCTGATGGCGCCGGCGTTTATTCTGCTGATCGCGGTCGGGCTGGGCGTGTATCGCACGGTTCGTAAGCGACACTATGTGAGCAGTATGTCTGAGCGTGCGGCTTAA
- a CDS encoding tRNA dihydrouridine synthase: MLEIGNIELDVPVMQAPLSGYTDAAMRVVAKEHGAPLTFTGVMLDKTLLCEKAVRKGIFHPAKGENPVGGQVLGRDPVKMAKAAAVFERLGYDMIDLNIACPAPKVLRRGRGGALLGEPERVIEIWRRVREAVSFPVTMKLRIGVGSDDGTEDNFWRICETVCDEGIDAVMVHGRTVKKKYKGKADWDIISEVKRRFPETNVIGSGDIFTAEDAVERLRTENVDGVLVARGAIGNPWIFDEIRALLAGEEKPGNPVLKEQGRVILRHFGMVSSLREKLKGVRYFRKFAAGYCKRHPERKKAMLGIMGAKSRDEVIAQIEKWYGVNAEAILAELEQDRAA; the protein is encoded by the coding sequence ATGCTTGAAATCGGCAATATAGAACTGGATGTGCCCGTGATGCAGGCACCTTTGAGCGGGTATACTGACGCCGCGATGCGGGTTGTGGCTAAGGAGCACGGTGCGCCGCTGACCTTTACGGGTGTTATGCTGGACAAGACGCTGCTCTGTGAGAAGGCTGTGCGCAAAGGCATATTTCACCCGGCGAAAGGGGAAAATCCGGTCGGCGGGCAGGTTCTGGGGCGAGATCCGGTGAAGATGGCCAAGGCGGCAGCGGTTTTCGAACGCCTTGGCTATGATATGATCGATCTTAATATTGCGTGTCCGGCACCGAAGGTGCTGCGGCGAGGTCGCGGGGGTGCCCTGCTGGGCGAGCCCGAGCGGGTGATCGAGATATGGCGGCGCGTCAGGGAAGCAGTGAGTTTTCCGGTGACAATGAAGCTGCGGATCGGCGTGGGCAGTGACGACGGGACGGAGGACAACTTCTGGCGGATTTGCGAGACTGTCTGCGACGAGGGGATCGACGCGGTGATGGTGCACGGGCGGACGGTCAAGAAAAAATACAAGGGCAAGGCGGACTGGGACATCATCAGCGAGGTCAAAAGGCGGTTCCCGGAGACGAACGTGATCGGCAGCGGAGATATTTTCACGGCGGAGGACGCGGTCGAGCGGCTGCGGACGGAAAATGTTGACGGTGTGCTGGTCGCGCGGGGTGCGATAGGGAATCCGTGGATATTTGACGAGATACGGGCGCTGCTGGCGGGCGAGGAGAAGCCGGGCAATCCGGTGCTGAAGGAGCAGGGAAGGGTTATTTTGCGGCATTTCGGGATGGTTTCGTCGCTGCGGGAGAAGCTCAAGGGCGTGCGGTATTTCAGGAAATTCGCGGCTGGGTACTGCAAGAGACATCCCGAGCGGAAAAAGGCGATGCTGGGGATCATGGGCGCGAAAAGCCGGGACGAGGTGATCGCGCAGATCGAAAAGTGGTATGGGGTGAATGCTGAGGCGATACTGGCAGAGCTTGAGCAGGATCGGGCGGCGTAG
- a CDS encoding efflux RND transporter periplasmic adaptor subunit produces the protein MRWILKKRVIIPAMLIVGAVFAAGKMKSGGPVEDAGKLVRVATPERGELVEIVSGPGQVMPKTKVAISAKVSGRIEELPFEEGDRVVGGTKEKPGSLLVRLESRDLESQLRSAKAQRMAQEAQIEVEMARIAGQKANLEGMDASLEQAKKDFERQKKLHESKDISLATLDQAECNLAELRASYKQAKASIEAAELNLEVLKHNLEVAEARIEEAEETLGHTVIRSPIDGIITKINAEVGEIAMTGTMNNPGTVILEVADLSKMIVETEIDEADVGQIEVGQRAKVHVQAFDDTVFEGTVDSIALTHGMSRTGSKFYETEILLDKTAKMLYSGLTADVEVLTERHEDALKVPSQAVVGREVDTLPLEIRNSSKLVDTSKRYATVVYKLVDGKAVATPVETGASDMTHIIIEQGLGEDDQIVVGPYKILESLKNGMAIRDENGEQAEKAIAGKEDDSAETADAGKDGA, from the coding sequence TTGCGGTGGATATTGAAAAAGCGGGTGATAATTCCGGCGATGCTGATCGTGGGGGCGGTGTTTGCTGCAGGTAAGATGAAAAGCGGCGGGCCGGTGGAGGATGCGGGCAAGCTGGTGCGGGTTGCGACCCCCGAGCGGGGAGAGCTGGTTGAGATCGTCAGCGGGCCGGGGCAGGTGATGCCCAAGACGAAAGTGGCGATCAGCGCGAAAGTATCGGGGCGGATCGAGGAGCTGCCGTTCGAGGAAGGCGACCGTGTGGTCGGCGGAACTAAGGAAAAGCCCGGATCGCTGCTTGTTCGGCTGGAGAGCCGGGACCTGGAGAGCCAGTTGAGGTCGGCGAAGGCTCAGCGGATGGCGCAGGAGGCGCAGATAGAGGTTGAGATGGCGCGAATTGCGGGGCAGAAGGCGAATCTGGAGGGTATGGACGCATCGCTGGAGCAGGCGAAGAAGGATTTCGAGCGGCAGAAAAAGCTGCACGAGTCGAAGGACATCAGCCTTGCAACACTGGATCAGGCCGAGTGCAATCTGGCGGAGCTGCGGGCATCTTACAAGCAGGCGAAGGCTTCTATCGAAGCGGCAGAGCTGAACCTGGAAGTTCTCAAGCATAATCTGGAGGTGGCGGAGGCACGTATCGAGGAGGCCGAGGAGACGCTGGGGCACACAGTGATACGGTCGCCGATAGACGGGATCATCACGAAGATCAACGCGGAGGTTGGTGAGATCGCGATGACGGGTACGATGAACAATCCGGGGACGGTCATCCTGGAAGTGGCGGACCTGTCGAAGATGATCGTTGAGACGGAGATAGACGAGGCGGACGTAGGGCAGATCGAAGTGGGACAGCGGGCGAAAGTGCATGTGCAGGCGTTTGATGATACGGTGTTCGAGGGTACGGTCGATTCGATCGCATTGACGCACGGAATGAGCCGAACTGGGTCGAAGTTTTACGAGACGGAGATACTGCTGGACAAGACTGCGAAGATGCTGTACTCGGGGTTGACCGCGGATGTGGAGGTGCTGACTGAAAGACATGAGGACGCGTTGAAGGTGCCGAGCCAGGCGGTCGTTGGGCGGGAGGTTGACACATTGCCGCTGGAGATACGAAACAGCAGCAAGCTGGTCGATACGAGCAAGCGGTATGCGACGGTCGTTTACAAGCTAGTGGACGGCAAGGCGGTCGCGACGCCTGTGGAGACAGGTGCGAGCGACATGACGCACATTATTATAGAGCAGGGGCTGGGCGAGGATGATCAGATCGTGGTCGGACCTTACAAAATCCTGGAGAGCCTGAAAAACGGCATGGCGATCAGGGATGAAAACGGCGAACAGGCTGAGAAAGCGATTGCCGGCAAGGAAGACGATTCGGCAGAAACTGCAGATGCCGGGAAGGACGGAGCGTAG
- a CDS encoding ABC transporter permease, which produces MNGFLSVFKREFKGYFATPLAYVFLVIFLFFSGYMTFRDGFFEIRQADMSIFFRNLPLLFVFMVPSTAMRLWAEERKSGSIELLLTLPITVTQAVLGKFFAAWAFLGIALVLTFPMPVTVAYLGDPDGGLIATGYLASFLLAGGFLSIGMFFSVVSKNQVISFVLSVVACAVLVFAGMPTTLDYLSSFLPGGLVATVEQMSFQGHFESMQRGVLSFKDLSYFALLIVGWIVCSSYMLEERKAS; this is translated from the coding sequence ATGAACGGTTTTCTTTCAGTATTCAAGCGGGAATTCAAGGGGTACTTTGCGACGCCGCTGGCCTATGTTTTCCTGGTGATATTCTTGTTTTTCAGCGGCTATATGACCTTCCGTGACGGGTTTTTCGAGATCCGGCAGGCGGATATGAGCATATTCTTCAGGAACTTGCCTTTGCTGTTCGTATTCATGGTGCCGTCGACGGCGATGAGACTGTGGGCGGAAGAGCGGAAGAGCGGATCGATCGAACTGCTTTTGACGCTGCCTATCACGGTGACGCAGGCGGTGCTTGGCAAGTTCTTCGCGGCGTGGGCGTTTCTGGGGATCGCTCTGGTGCTGACGTTCCCGATGCCGGTGACAGTGGCGTATCTGGGTGATCCTGACGGCGGACTGATCGCAACGGGATACCTTGCAAGCTTTCTGCTTGCGGGCGGATTTCTGTCGATCGGGATGTTCTTCTCGGTCGTGAGCAAGAACCAGGTGATCAGTTTCGTGCTCAGCGTGGTGGCGTGTGCGGTGCTTGTGTTCGCGGGCATGCCAACGACGCTGGATTATCTGTCGAGCTTTCTGCCGGGCGGACTTGTAGCCACGGTGGAGCAGATGAGCTTCCAGGGACATTTCGAGTCGATGCAGCGGGGTGTATTGTCCTTCAAGGACCTATCCTATTTTGCATTGTTGATCGTTGGTTGGATTGTGTGCAGCAGTTACATGCTTGAAGAAAGGAAGGCCAGCTAA
- a CDS encoding ABC transporter ATP-binding protein, translating to MIKRFAKYYKPHLPLFIFTMTAAVASAVVTVFIPAMTRKILETDIPKGDTGLLLTSMAIMLGLIIAAAVFAYIRVKWGHILGVRMEFDMREKLFTHLQKLSFNYFDNTKTGHIMSRISNDLNMIAEIAHHAPEDILISLALIIGAFIAMFSFNAQLAWIAMIPMPFLIAWGILYGGKMRKGFRQVRKKIADINSSVENSVQGIREVKSFANEEEEICKFDVVNCSFRQAKEDIYGTMARFFCGMNFLIEGYFFVVIAGGAWLIYTGSSITHADLLAFVLYIYFILNPIRRLVNFSEQLQRGVACFERYTEIMDVEPDIVDNKDAHDFSPVTGHIEFSDVSFKYNGSDDWILKNVDLDIKPGSTVAIVGESGAGKSTIVSLIPRFYEATKGRITIDGHSVSDLKQKFLRENIGIVQQNVFLFDTTIRENIMYGRPDATEEDLIDAAKKANILDYIRSLPDGFETLCGERGVKLSGGQKQRISIARTFLKNPPIFIFDEATSSLDTESEALVQKSLDLLRKDRTTIVIAHRLSTVRNANYIYVVREGEIVEHGTHNELLDNRKYYHTLYTMNVF from the coding sequence ATGATAAAAAGATTTGCAAAATACTATAAGCCGCATCTTCCGCTGTTCATCTTCACGATGACAGCAGCGGTCGCTTCCGCCGTGGTCACCGTCTTCATCCCAGCCATGACCCGCAAGATACTGGAAACCGACATACCCAAGGGCGATACCGGACTGCTGCTCACCAGCATGGCCATCATGCTCGGCCTGATCATCGCAGCCGCCGTTTTCGCCTATATCCGCGTAAAGTGGGGCCACATCCTCGGCGTTCGCATGGAGTTCGACATGCGGGAAAAGCTGTTCACGCACCTGCAGAAGCTCAGCTTCAATTACTTCGACAACACCAAGACCGGCCACATCATGAGCCGCATATCCAACGACCTGAACATGATCGCCGAGATCGCCCACCACGCGCCCGAGGACATCCTCATCTCGCTCGCACTGATCATCGGCGCGTTCATCGCAATGTTCAGCTTCAACGCCCAGCTCGCATGGATCGCGATGATCCCCATGCCTTTCCTCATCGCATGGGGCATCCTCTACGGCGGCAAAATGCGTAAGGGCTTCCGCCAGGTCCGCAAAAAGATCGCCGACATCAACTCCTCCGTTGAGAATTCTGTCCAGGGCATACGCGAAGTGAAATCCTTCGCCAACGAAGAAGAAGAGATCTGCAAGTTCGACGTCGTAAACTGCAGCTTCCGCCAGGCAAAGGAAGACATCTACGGCACCATGGCCCGCTTTTTCTGCGGCATGAACTTCCTCATCGAGGGCTATTTCTTCGTCGTCATCGCAGGCGGTGCATGGCTCATCTACACCGGCAGCAGCATCACCCACGCGGACCTGCTCGCGTTCGTGCTCTACATCTACTTCATACTCAACCCCATCCGCCGGCTGGTCAACTTCTCCGAACAGCTCCAGCGCGGCGTCGCATGCTTCGAACGATACACCGAAATAATGGACGTCGAACCGGACATCGTTGACAATAAGGACGCTCACGATTTCTCGCCCGTTACGGGCCACATCGAATTCAGCGACGTCTCCTTCAAATACAATGGCAGTGACGACTGGATCCTCAAAAACGTCGACCTCGACATCAAGCCAGGCTCCACCGTCGCGATCGTCGGCGAATCCGGCGCGGGCAAATCCACCATCGTCTCGCTCATCCCGCGATTCTACGAAGCGACCAAGGGCCGCATCACCATCGACGGCCACAGCGTCTCGGACCTAAAGCAGAAGTTCCTCCGTGAAAACATCGGTATCGTCCAGCAGAACGTATTCCTGTTCGACACCACCATCCGCGAAAACATCATGTACGGCCGACCCGACGCCACCGAAGAGGACCTCATCGACGCAGCCAAAAAAGCCAACATACTCGACTACATCCGGTCCCTGCCGGACGGCTTCGAGACCCTCTGCGGCGAACGCGGCGTAAAACTTTCCGGCGGTCAGAAACAGCGTATATCCATAGCACGCACGTTCCTCAAGAACCCGCCGATCTTCATCTTCGACGAAGCCACAAGCTCGCTCGACACCGAGTCAGAGGCACTCGTGCAGAAATCACTCGACCTGCTCCGCAAGGACCGTACGACCATCGTGATCGCACACCGCCTCTCGACCGTCCGCAACGCAAATTACATCTACGTCGTCCGCGAAGGCGAGATCGTCGAGCACGGCACACACAACGAACTGCTCGACAACCGCAAGTACTATCACACGCTCTATACAATGAACGTTTTCTAA